Proteins encoded by one window of Candidatus Kapaibacterium thiocyanatum:
- a CDS encoding 2-oxoisovalerate dehydrogenase → MHLGRRLDEKAALYLKMAKGWSYHAPFAGHDGIQLALGKVFRPAKDFLFPYYRDMLTSLAAGVTVEEIIANGLSKDADVAGGGRHMSNHFAKISIGLQNSSSCTGNHSQQAVGTARSIRKYKGDEVVYVSTGDSTTSEGYYYEAVNGADREKLPVIFVIQNNKYGISVPLREQTTNPIVSQNFSGFLNLKIFECDGRDPIESYNTLLKAREYVLSGKGPAMVHADCDRIGSHSNSDNHELYRTKEDIDSMKQRDPLPRFRATLIAGGIATEAQLAGIEEANKTAIFAAADVVEALPDPAPESYKDFVLPPAVVGYDDDSERSFVSDPNATQITFREGINQAMIEEFRRNPNTFLFGQDVASNKKQGIFNVCKGLLDEFGNDRVFNAPIAEDFIVGTANGMTRYRDDIRVVVEGAEFADYFWPAMEQLIECTHDYWRTRGQFAPAVVIRLASGGYIQGGLYHSQNLEGTFTTLPGLRVVCPAFADDAVGLMRNAIRSRGTTMYLEPKFLYNYRPTSSSMPPEDFIIPFGKARVRRAGTDVTIVSYGTAVHWSLQAAQRMEAEGVSVEVIDLRSLAPWDREMVFESVRRTGRCVVAHEDKKTGGFGGEIASAVGEELFRYLDAPVARVGSKDTPVGFAKSLEQAILLSVDDVVDAVRRTMAF, encoded by the coding sequence ATGCACCTCGGACGCCGTCTGGACGAAAAGGCGGCGCTGTATCTCAAGATGGCCAAGGGCTGGTCCTATCACGCTCCCTTCGCCGGTCACGACGGTATCCAGCTCGCCCTGGGCAAGGTGTTCCGTCCGGCCAAGGACTTCCTCTTCCCCTATTACCGTGACATGCTGACGAGCCTGGCTGCCGGCGTCACCGTGGAAGAGATCATCGCCAACGGCTTGAGCAAGGATGCCGACGTCGCCGGTGGTGGCCGCCACATGAGCAACCACTTCGCCAAGATTTCCATCGGTCTGCAGAACTCGTCGTCCTGCACCGGCAATCACTCGCAGCAGGCCGTCGGTACGGCGCGTTCGATCAGGAAGTACAAGGGCGACGAAGTCGTCTACGTGTCCACGGGAGATTCGACGACGTCGGAAGGCTACTACTACGAAGCCGTGAATGGCGCCGACCGCGAGAAGCTGCCCGTGATCTTCGTCATCCAGAACAACAAGTACGGCATCTCCGTTCCCCTGCGCGAGCAGACGACCAATCCCATCGTGTCCCAGAACTTCTCGGGCTTCCTGAACCTCAAGATCTTCGAATGCGACGGCCGTGATCCCATCGAATCCTACAACACGCTGCTCAAGGCCCGCGAATATGTCCTGAGCGGCAAGGGGCCGGCAATGGTCCACGCGGACTGCGACCGCATCGGTTCGCACTCCAACTCCGACAATCACGAGCTCTACCGTACGAAGGAAGACATCGACAGCATGAAGCAGCGCGACCCGCTGCCGCGTTTCCGTGCGACGCTGATTGCAGGCGGTATCGCAACGGAAGCCCAGCTGGCCGGGATCGAGGAAGCGAACAAGACGGCGATCTTCGCCGCTGCCGACGTCGTGGAAGCCCTTCCCGATCCGGCACCGGAATCGTACAAGGACTTCGTCCTTCCTCCGGCCGTCGTCGGCTACGACGACGATTCCGAGCGATCCTTCGTCTCCGATCCCAACGCCACGCAGATCACCTTCCGCGAAGGCATCAACCAGGCCATGATCGAGGAGTTCCGCCGGAACCCCAACACCTTCCTGTTCGGTCAGGATGTGGCCTCGAACAAGAAGCAGGGCATCTTCAATGTCTGCAAGGGCCTGCTGGACGAGTTCGGCAACGACCGCGTCTTCAATGCACCCATCGCCGAGGACTTCATCGTGGGTACGGCCAACGGCATGACGCGCTACCGCGACGACATCCGCGTGGTGGTGGAAGGCGCCGAGTTCGCGGACTACTTCTGGCCGGCCATGGAGCAGTTGATCGAATGCACGCACGACTACTGGCGTACGCGCGGGCAGTTCGCTCCGGCCGTCGTCATCCGTCTGGCCTCGGGGGGATACATCCAGGGCGGATTGTATCACTCGCAGAACCTCGAGGGAACATTTACCACGTTGCCCGGTCTGCGCGTAGTATGTCCCGCTTTTGCAGACGATGCCGTGGGACTCATGCGTAACGCCATCCGTTCGCGCGGAACCACCATGTATCTGGAACCCAAGTTCCTCTACAACTACCGCCCTACGTCGTCCAGCATGCCTCCCGAAGACTTCATCATTCCGTTCGGCAAGGCCAGGGTCCGCAGGGCTGGTACGGACGTCACCATCGTCTCCTATGGCACGGCCGTACACTGGAGCCTGCAGGCTGCCCAGCGTATGGAGGCCGAAGGTGTTTCCGTGGAAGTCATCGATCTTCGCTCGCTCGCACCGTGGGATCGTGAAATGGTCTTCGAATCGGTCCGACGCACCGGTCGGTGTGTCGTGGCACACGAGGACAAGAAGACGGGTGGCTTCGGCGGCGAGATCGCTTCGGCGGTGGGCGAAGAGCTCTTCCGCTACCTCGACGCCCCCGTGGCGCGGGTCGGATCGAAGGATACGCCGGTAGGGTTCGCCAAGAGTCTGGAACAGGCCATTCTGCTCTCCGTGGATGATGTCGTGGACGCCGTTCGCCGGACGATGGCCTTCTGA